One Insulibacter thermoxylanivorax genomic region harbors:
- a CDS encoding dipicolinate synthase subunit B, with protein sequence MNWQGIKVGFALTGSHCTYDEVMPQIQRFVDAGADVIPIASHTVMSTDTKFGESAQWQKRLRDITGHGIIASIVDAEPLGPSKLLDVMVIAPCTGNTTSKLANAITDSPVLMAAKAQMRNQRPLVLAISTNDGLGLNMANIAKLIFAKHIYFVPFGQDNPFAKPNSLVSRMDLIMETCEAALQGRQLQPVLVERTRA encoded by the coding sequence TTGAATTGGCAAGGAATTAAGGTTGGCTTCGCATTGACTGGATCGCACTGCACCTATGATGAAGTGATGCCGCAGATCCAGAGATTCGTCGATGCGGGAGCCGATGTCATACCGATCGCATCCCATACGGTCATGTCAACGGATACGAAATTTGGGGAATCCGCCCAGTGGCAGAAGAGATTGAGGGACATCACCGGTCATGGGATCATCGCGTCGATCGTTGACGCGGAACCCCTTGGACCATCGAAACTGCTGGATGTGATGGTGATCGCCCCTTGTACGGGAAACACGACGAGCAAGCTGGCGAACGCGATCACGGACAGTCCGGTGCTCATGGCGGCGAAGGCGCAGATGCGCAATCAACGTCCGCTTGTTCTCGCAATCTCGACCAACGATGGACTCGGCTTGAATATGGCGAACATCGCGAAACTAATCTTCGCCAAACATATCTATTTTGTTCCTTTCGGACAGGATAATCCCTTCGCTAAGCCGAATTCCTTAGTATCGCGCATGGATCTGATCATGGAGACCTGTGAGGCTGCGCTCCAAGGCCGGCAGCTGCAGCCCGTTTTGGTAGAACGCACGCGGGCTTGA
- the dapG gene encoding aspartate kinase: MRIIVQKFGGTSLSTKQARNQAVQHIKRARQEYDAVVVVVSAMGRNGDPYATDSLLQIIHENGDSLPSRERDLLLSCGEIISAAVLCSILRAEGIPSTVLTGGQAGIRTDARFGDARIMKVIPARITASLKCGEVVIVTGFQGSTADGEITTLGRGGSDTTAAALGAALQASLVEIYTDVDGILTADPRIIQDARPLPAISYHEVCQMANYGAKVIHPRAVEIAMHARIPLRIRSTFSFSEGTWVMDPALLPQYERVSDRHVTAIAHTQGLTQVQVSAESHQPDLQVQVFQAMAKAGISVDFINVNPSGVVYTVRDSEALRAKTILEELGYAPELNPGCAKVAVIGGGINGVPGIMSKIVSALAAHHISILQSADSNTTIWVLIHQDEMELALRALHDQFALSER; encoded by the coding sequence ATGCGCATCATCGTGCAGAAGTTCGGAGGTACGTCGCTGTCCACCAAACAAGCCCGCAACCAAGCCGTTCAACATATCAAACGTGCACGCCAAGAATATGATGCAGTCGTCGTCGTCGTTTCTGCCATGGGCAGAAACGGCGACCCTTATGCGACGGATTCCTTGCTTCAAATTATCCATGAGAACGGAGACAGCCTGCCGTCAAGGGAACGGGATCTGCTCCTTAGCTGCGGCGAGATCATCTCCGCGGCTGTGCTGTGCAGCATTCTTCGGGCGGAAGGGATCCCATCCACGGTCTTAACGGGCGGGCAGGCGGGCATCCGCACCGACGCGAGATTCGGCGACGCTCGCATCATGAAGGTCATTCCAGCGCGTATTACTGCATCGCTTAAATGCGGTGAAGTGGTCATCGTGACCGGATTTCAGGGCAGTACAGCCGACGGCGAGATCACGACACTTGGACGAGGCGGCAGTGATACGACGGCGGCAGCCCTCGGCGCCGCCCTGCAGGCATCCCTAGTGGAGATTTACACCGATGTAGACGGCATCCTTACCGCAGACCCTCGGATCATCCAGGATGCCAGACCGCTGCCGGCAATCTCCTACCATGAAGTGTGTCAGATGGCGAATTATGGAGCGAAGGTGATTCATCCGCGGGCGGTGGAGATCGCCATGCATGCGCGAATCCCGCTCAGGATTCGCTCGACGTTCTCCTTCTCGGAGGGAACTTGGGTGATGGATCCCGCTTTACTGCCGCAATACGAAAGGGTCAGTGATCGCCATGTGACGGCGATTGCGCATACGCAGGGTCTGACACAGGTTCAAGTATCGGCTGAAAGCCATCAACCCGATCTGCAAGTGCAGGTCTTCCAGGCGATGGCGAAGGCGGGGATCAGCGTGGATTTCATCAATGTGAACCCCTCCGGCGTCGTTTACACGGTGCGCGACAGCGAAGCCCTTCGAGCGAAGACCATCCTGGAGGAACTCGGATACGCTCCCGAGCTCAACCCCGGCTGCGCGAAGGTGGCCGTCATCGGCGGCGGGATTAACGGCGTGCCGGGTATCATGTCGAAGATCGTCTCTGCACTTGCTGCTCATCATATATCCATCCTGCAATCTGCCGATTCCAATACGACGATCTGGGTGCTCATACACCAGGACGAGATGGAGTTGGCATTGCGCGCACTGCATGATCAATTTGCATTGTCAGAGAGATAG
- the sleB gene encoding spore cortex-lytic enzyme translates to MHNRTRLIVVLISFILCTAGGLNLYDLWRTETTFSKATIKYGSTGSDVRELQGRLKYLGYYHGEVDGIFGYKTLQSVKHFQSAFGMKVDGIAGSKTKLKLWEATKAWRPGQDDAASPPKSAQQGNQSSLNMTASSHLGLSETDLRYMANAVYGEARGEPYEGQVAVAAVILNRLKSSNFPNTIYGVIFEPRAFTAVADGQIWLTPDEKAMKAVRDALNGWDPTGGCVYYFNPDTATSAWIWSRPQVKRIGKHIFCM, encoded by the coding sequence ATGCATAATAGAACACGACTTATCGTGGTCCTGATCAGTTTCATATTGTGCACAGCAGGCGGACTTAACCTCTACGATCTGTGGCGGACGGAGACGACCTTCAGCAAAGCGACGATAAAGTACGGCTCCACGGGCAGTGATGTGCGTGAACTGCAAGGCCGGCTCAAATACCTCGGCTATTATCATGGAGAAGTAGACGGCATCTTCGGGTATAAAACCTTGCAGTCGGTCAAGCATTTCCAAAGCGCCTTCGGCATGAAAGTTGACGGGATCGCGGGCAGCAAGACGAAGTTGAAGCTGTGGGAGGCGACCAAAGCCTGGCGCCCTGGGCAGGATGATGCAGCTTCGCCGCCGAAGTCTGCCCAGCAAGGGAACCAAAGCAGCTTGAATATGACCGCTTCGAGCCATCTTGGATTATCGGAGACGGATCTGCGCTATATGGCGAATGCCGTCTACGGAGAGGCGCGGGGAGAGCCTTATGAAGGTCAAGTTGCCGTCGCGGCTGTGATCTTGAACCGGCTTAAATCCAGCAATTTCCCGAATACCATCTACGGCGTGATCTTCGAACCGCGGGCTTTCACCGCCGTGGCCGACGGGCAGATCTGGCTGACGCCGGATGAAAAGGCGATGAAAGCGGTGCGCGATGCGCTGAACGGATGGGATCCGACGGGCGGCTGTGTTTATTATTTTAATCCGGATACCGCTACCTCTGCTTGGATCTGGTCCCGGCCGCAAGTGAAGCGCATCGGCAAACATATCTTCTGTATGTGA
- the dut gene encoding dUTP diphosphatase produces the protein MYNVQLKRLPGNEDIHLPQKMSEHASGFDLYAAVPEPVTLQPGERRLIPTGIAIAMPAELEAQIRPRSGLALKHGITCLNTPGTIDADYRGEIKVLLINLGQKPFTIERNERIAQMVFQLVPQVQFELVEELSETIRGEGGFGHTGTK, from the coding sequence TTGTATAACGTACAACTGAAACGCTTGCCAGGAAACGAGGATATTCATCTGCCGCAGAAAATGTCAGAACATGCCAGCGGCTTCGATCTCTATGCAGCGGTCCCGGAGCCGGTGACCTTGCAGCCGGGCGAGCGGAGATTGATTCCCACCGGCATCGCCATCGCTATGCCCGCTGAGCTTGAAGCGCAGATCCGCCCGCGCAGCGGCTTGGCGCTGAAGCATGGGATCACCTGTCTGAATACCCCGGGTACGATCGATGCCGACTACCGCGGGGAGATCAAGGTGCTGCTCATCAACTTGGGACAAAAACCGTTCACCATTGAACGGAATGAGCGCATTGCGCAGATGGTATTCCAGCTCGTACCGCAAGTGCAGTTTGAACTGGTCGAGGAGCTAAGCGAGACGATCCGCGGGGAAGGCGGCTTCGGCCACACAGGGACAAAATAA
- a CDS encoding ClpP family protease encodes MHRIPYQSNAPHTDDEKRKSGIVDSIQQLGQANITATQTDSNIYCLTIIGQIEGHIILPPQNKTTKYEHIIPQLVAAEQNPKIEGILIILNTVGGDVEAGLAIAEMIASMSKPTVTLVLGGGHSIGVPIAVSSDHSIIAETATMTIHPIRLNGLVIGVPQTFEYLDKMQERVLRFILNHSSITEEELKSLMFKTGELTRDIGTTVIGADAVKKGLIKQVGGIADAISELNKRIEERRKLAGGVVQ; translated from the coding sequence ATGCATCGGATCCCGTATCAAAGCAACGCACCGCATACCGATGATGAGAAGAGAAAGTCGGGCATTGTGGACAGCATTCAGCAGCTGGGCCAAGCGAATATCACAGCGACGCAAACGGACTCGAATATATACTGCTTGACGATCATCGGACAGATCGAAGGACATATAATCCTGCCGCCGCAGAATAAGACGACGAAGTATGAGCATATCATCCCGCAGCTCGTCGCCGCGGAACAGAACCCGAAGATCGAGGGGATCCTGATCATCTTGAACACCGTGGGCGGTGATGTCGAAGCGGGGCTGGCCATTGCGGAGATGATCGCTTCGATGTCGAAGCCGACGGTGACCTTGGTGCTCGGAGGCGGCCACAGCATCGGTGTGCCGATCGCTGTATCCAGCGACCATTCGATCATCGCCGAGACAGCGACGATGACGATCCACCCGATCCGGCTTAACGGCCTGGTGATCGGCGTGCCGCAGACCTTCGAATATCTGGACAAGATGCAGGAGAGGGTCCTTCGGTTCATCCTGAATCATTCATCGATCACAGAAGAGGAACTGAAGTCCCTGATGTTCAAGACGGGGGAATTAACCCGCGACATCGGGACAACGGTCATCGGCGCCGATGCGGTGAAGAAGGGGCTGATCAAACAGGTGGGGGGAATCGCCGATGCGATCAGCGAGCTGAACAAACGTATCGAGGAGAGAAGAAAACTTGCAGGAGGCGTGGTTCAATGA
- a CDS encoding YlzJ-like family protein, producing MTHYSIVPAEELFYAGWESAIHPLQEVTIGSVTMQVSALPDGRVRIERLISGNPYDYLNPAYMPGNTIRFEPKFD from the coding sequence ATGACCCATTATTCCATCGTCCCGGCGGAGGAACTGTTCTATGCCGGCTGGGAGTCAGCGATTCATCCCCTGCAGGAAGTGACGATCGGCAGCGTCACGATGCAGGTATCGGCGCTGCCGGATGGACGGGTGCGGATTGAACGGCTGATCAGCGGCAATCCCTATGATTATCTGAATCCTGCGTATATGCCGGGCAATACGATCCGCTTCGAACCGAAATTCGATTGA
- the dpsA gene encoding dipicolinate synthase subunit DpsA, with protein MLTGIHAAVLGGDARQLEVIQKLAELDASVSLIGFDNLQNEFSGATKRPLTPELFEDVDAVILPVVGTDEHGKVQTVFSTEDLVLTDQHLSSLPKHAKIYTGMATDYLKALSAKAGITIVELLERDDVAIYNSIPTAEGAVMLAIQNTDITLHGSNCMVLGMGRTGLTLARTLKGLGANISVGVRRPEHYARAWESGFNPFYLDDLLAQARKIDLLFNTIPTMIITAQVIAGMPHRAVIIDLASKPGGTDFRYAEKRGIKAILAPGLPGIVAPKTAGRILANTLSQLILDDYRKRGSTH; from the coding sequence ATGCTGACGGGCATACATGCGGCCGTCCTCGGGGGTGACGCCAGACAGTTAGAAGTCATACAAAAGCTGGCTGAGCTGGATGCTTCTGTGTCGCTGATCGGCTTTGACAACTTGCAAAATGAATTCAGCGGAGCCACCAAACGCCCGCTGACGCCGGAGTTGTTCGAAGATGTGGACGCTGTCATCCTGCCGGTTGTAGGGACGGATGAACACGGCAAGGTGCAGACGGTGTTTTCTACAGAAGATCTCGTGCTGACGGACCAGCATCTAAGTTCCTTGCCTAAGCACGCCAAGATCTATACAGGAATGGCGACGGACTATCTTAAGGCGCTGAGTGCGAAGGCGGGCATCACCATCGTAGAACTTCTGGAACGGGACGATGTGGCCATCTATAACTCCATTCCCACAGCGGAAGGAGCGGTGATGCTGGCGATTCAGAACACGGACATCACGCTTCATGGTTCGAATTGCATGGTGCTTGGCATGGGACGCACCGGCTTAACATTGGCCCGCACCCTTAAGGGGTTAGGAGCGAACATCTCTGTTGGCGTGAGACGGCCGGAGCATTATGCGAGAGCATGGGAGTCGGGTTTTAACCCTTTCTATCTGGATGATCTGCTCGCGCAAGCGAGGAAGATCGACTTGCTTTTTAATACAATACCGACTATGATTATCACAGCGCAAGTAATTGCTGGAATGCCGCACCGCGCTGTGATTATCGACTTAGCGTCGAAGCCGGGCGGAACGGATTTCCGATATGCGGAGAAGCGTGGAATCAAAGCGATTCTTGCCCCGGGTTTGCCTGGAATCGTCGCGCCGAAGACAGCTGGCCGGATCCTAGCGAATACGCTCAGCCAGTTGATTCTAGATGATTACAGGAAGCGGGGGAGTACGCATTGA
- the dapA gene encoding 4-hydroxy-tetrahydrodipicolinate synthase has product MEFGRLITAMVTPFDEQSKINWEVAERLIDHLIDVQGSDSIVVCGTTGESPTLTTEEKLELIRFAVQKAKGRCKIIAGTGTYDTAYSIEMTQEAEKLGADGLLLVSPYYNRPTQDGLYAHFRKVAEATSLPVMLYNVPKRTGVKIEAQTIVRLAQDVPNITSSKEAHDDLDAITTIISETPESFRVYSGDDILTLPMMAVGAYGVVSVASHLIGQEIRRMMDHYLEGRTAEAARMHRELQPKFNGLFRLTNPVMVKMALRQAGFDVGSVRLPLVDGTEEDEAFIRDLYFA; this is encoded by the coding sequence TTGGAATTCGGCAGACTGATTACAGCCATGGTAACGCCCTTCGATGAACAATCCAAGATTAACTGGGAAGTTGCTGAACGTCTCATTGACCACCTCATCGATGTACAAGGTTCTGACAGCATCGTCGTATGCGGTACGACGGGTGAATCTCCGACGCTGACAACGGAAGAGAAATTGGAACTCATACGCTTCGCGGTACAGAAGGCGAAAGGCCGCTGCAAGATCATCGCGGGCACAGGGACATATGATACGGCTTACTCCATAGAAATGACACAAGAAGCGGAGAAACTGGGTGCGGACGGGTTGCTGCTTGTGTCGCCTTACTATAACCGGCCGACGCAGGATGGCTTATATGCCCATTTCCGCAAGGTCGCTGAGGCCACCAGTTTGCCTGTGATGCTCTACAACGTTCCTAAGAGGACGGGCGTGAAGATCGAGGCCCAGACCATCGTGCGTCTTGCGCAGGATGTTCCGAATATTACGTCGTCGAAGGAAGCCCATGATGATCTCGATGCGATTACGACGATCATCAGCGAGACGCCGGAATCCTTCCGCGTCTACAGCGGCGATGATATCCTGACTCTGCCGATGATGGCAGTCGGAGCGTACGGCGTAGTCAGCGTAGCCAGCCATCTGATCGGACAAGAGATCCGCCGGATGATGGATCATTACTTGGAAGGGCGGACAGCAGAAGCTGCGCGTATGCATCGTGAACTGCAGCCCAAGTTTAACGGCTTGTTCCGTTTGACCAATCCCGTCATGGTGAAGATGGCGCTGCGGCAAGCCGGTTTCGATGTGGGCAGCGTACGTCTGCCGCTGGTCGATGGAACGGAAGAGGATGAAGCTTTTATCCGCGATCTGTACTTCGCGTGA
- a CDS encoding ribonuclease J, which yields MKPSKSNAEKLSIFALGGVGEIGKNMYVVQYGSEIIVIDSGLKFPEEDMLGIDVVIPDITYLLENKEKVRGIFLTHGHEDHIGGLPYVLKHLNVPVYGTKLTLGLVESKLKEAGMLGETKRILVHADSVLKFSKVKVSFFKTNHSIPDSVGICIDTPEGVVVHTGDFKFDQTPVNNDFADIHRMSEIGKRGVLALLSDSTNAERPGYTGSERSVGASLKEVFRNAEQRVIVATFASNVHRLQQVIDAAAYTNRKLAIVGRSMVNVITIAAELGYLHIPEGMLVELDEVNRLPSHRVAILSTGSQGEPMSALTRMARSTHKKVEILPGDTVVIAANPIPGNEKYVGRTVDELFRLGANVIYGYNGGGGVHVSGHGSQEELKLMLNLMKPKYFIPIHGEYRMLRQHGLLAESVGIDRENIFICDLGEVVEIHNGVARKAGKIPVGNVLIDGLGVGDVGNIVLRDRKLLSQDGILVVVVTLSKQDGKIVSGPDIISRGFVYVRESEGLLDEANRIVSGTLQKLTGENISEWASLKTHVKEALGRFLYEQTRRRPMILPIIMEV from the coding sequence TTGAAACCATCAAAATCAAATGCTGAAAAGCTATCCATTTTCGCACTGGGCGGCGTGGGCGAAATTGGTAAAAACATGTATGTCGTACAGTACGGCTCAGAGATCATCGTAATTGATTCCGGCCTAAAATTCCCTGAAGAGGACATGCTTGGAATCGATGTAGTCATTCCGGACATTACCTATCTCCTTGAGAATAAGGAGAAGGTTCGCGGAATCTTCCTGACGCACGGACACGAGGACCATATCGGCGGACTGCCATATGTGTTAAAACATCTCAATGTTCCAGTATACGGCACGAAACTGACTTTGGGGCTTGTTGAGAGCAAGCTGAAAGAGGCAGGAATGCTTGGGGAGACCAAACGGATCTTGGTTCATGCGGATTCGGTATTGAAATTCAGCAAGGTCAAAGTTTCGTTCTTCAAGACGAATCACAGCATCCCGGATTCCGTTGGGATCTGTATCGATACACCGGAGGGCGTCGTCGTTCACACGGGCGACTTCAAGTTCGATCAGACACCCGTGAATAATGACTTCGCAGATATCCACCGGATGAGCGAGATCGGCAAGCGCGGTGTGCTTGCTCTTCTTTCGGACAGCACCAATGCAGAGCGGCCTGGATACACCGGCTCGGAAAGATCCGTCGGTGCTTCCCTCAAGGAAGTGTTCCGCAATGCCGAACAGCGCGTCATCGTTGCTACGTTCGCTTCCAATGTTCACCGCTTGCAGCAAGTGATTGACGCAGCGGCTTATACGAACCGCAAGTTGGCCATCGTTGGCCGCAGCATGGTGAACGTCATCACAATCGCGGCAGAACTTGGCTATCTGCATATTCCGGAAGGCATGCTCGTCGAGCTGGATGAAGTGAATCGTCTGCCGAGCCATCGAGTTGCCATCCTGTCTACGGGCTCGCAGGGCGAACCGATGTCTGCCTTAACTCGTATGGCGCGTTCCACCCATAAGAAGGTCGAGATCCTGCCGGGAGATACGGTGGTGATCGCCGCCAATCCGATCCCAGGCAATGAGAAGTATGTCGGGCGCACAGTGGACGAACTGTTCCGCCTGGGAGCAAATGTGATCTACGGCTATAACGGAGGAGGCGGCGTTCACGTATCCGGCCACGGATCGCAGGAAGAGCTGAAGCTGATGCTGAACTTGATGAAGCCGAAGTACTTCATCCCGATCCACGGTGAGTATCGCATGCTGCGTCAACACGGACTGCTAGCGGAATCCGTCGGCATCGATCGGGAGAACATCTTCATCTGCGATCTGGGCGAAGTGGTGGAGATTCACAACGGTGTCGCCCGCAAGGCGGGTAAGATCCCAGTGGGCAATGTTCTGATCGACGGCCTCGGCGTAGGCGACGTGGGGAACATCGTGCTAAGGGACCGCAAGCTGCTCTCGCAAGACGGAATCCTCGTGGTCGTGGTAACGCTCAGCAAGCAGGATGGCAAGATCGTGTCCGGGCCGGATATTATCTCACGGGGCTTCGTGTATGTACGTGAGTCCGAAGGACTGCTCGACGAAGCAAACCGCATCGTAAGCGGCACATTGCAGAAATTAACTGGAGAGAATATCAGTGAATGGGCCTCGCTTAAGACCCATGTTAAAGAAGCACTAGGACGATTTTTATATGAACAAACCAGAAGACGTCCGATGATCCTGCCGATCATCATGGAAGTGTAA
- a CDS encoding DNA translocase FtsK, producing MIYRRWPKRWTARRTGLLLAVIAVLITYQMNLMQHLEVPYTAGDIISKPFENLRDVLKMGIDHDTFRQNAGGGLIGALSYGVLYLLFADLGASLMVIALFAISFVYITGITYTEIFKSTRLKLREFYKVLKIRWREWRKHNKHKRLERELERIDPDDADELAVPAVIDEETYNPYRKPKRRPAFFNLFFPDQQKKDEQDEDGWTDETQAMAYDDEELDGMSGVHYGEETAEPVFRDFLDRVELQVNGTEQADAAEDSENLDVPADVLQRDPSENETFNELPAETSTADEDAFADEPAREGDAQDEEGTASSETGSIRVQISAKPEKQQRPYQLPPFSLLNKPSTPGGKGGQADYMANARKLEATLESFGVRARVLEVVRGPAVTRYEIQPDIGVKVSRIVNLTDDIALALAAKDIRMEAPIPGKSAIGIEVPNDEISIVTLREVMESSAFHESSSKLSIALGRDISGKAIVANLAKMPHLLVAGATGSGKSVCINGIITSILYKAKPTEVKFLLVDPKMVELNVYNGIPHLLSPVVTDPRRASLALKKIVVEMEKRYELFSKSGTRNIEGYNALIQERIASGDESEAPLPYIVVIVDELADLMMVAAGDVEEAITRLAQMARAAGIHLIIATQRPSVDVITGVIKANIPSRIAFGVSSQVDSRTILDSAGAEKLLGRGDMLFLPVGASKPLRIQGAFLTEQEVEALCDFVRRQGEAEYRTDLVPEIEEVQEQAQEHEDELYDQAVQIVIEAKQASVSLLQRRMRIGYTRAARLIDAMEANGIIGPYEGSKPREVLMTMEQYQQRRISS from the coding sequence ATGATCTATCGCAGGTGGCCGAAGCGTTGGACAGCGCGCAGGACAGGCCTTCTGCTGGCTGTGATCGCGGTGCTCATCACCTATCAGATGAACCTCATGCAGCATCTAGAGGTGCCATATACAGCCGGTGATATCATCAGCAAGCCCTTCGAAAATTTACGCGATGTGCTCAAGATGGGGATCGATCACGACACCTTCCGCCAGAATGCCGGCGGCGGATTAATCGGAGCGCTGAGCTACGGCGTGCTGTATCTTCTCTTCGCCGATCTGGGCGCTTCCCTGATGGTCATTGCGCTCTTTGCGATCAGCTTCGTATACATAACCGGTATTACCTATACCGAGATTTTCAAGTCAACGCGCCTTAAACTTCGTGAGTTCTATAAGGTGCTGAAGATCAGATGGCGCGAATGGAGGAAACATAACAAGCATAAGAGGCTTGAACGGGAGCTTGAGAGAATCGATCCCGATGATGCGGATGAGCTGGCCGTGCCGGCGGTGATCGACGAGGAAACCTATAATCCTTACCGCAAGCCGAAGCGGCGTCCGGCTTTCTTCAACCTGTTCTTCCCGGATCAGCAGAAGAAGGATGAGCAGGATGAAGACGGTTGGACCGATGAGACGCAGGCGATGGCGTATGATGATGAGGAACTGGACGGCATGTCGGGCGTTCATTATGGAGAAGAAACTGCGGAGCCGGTGTTCCGCGACTTCCTTGACCGTGTCGAACTGCAAGTGAATGGAACGGAGCAGGCGGATGCTGCCGAAGATTCGGAAAACTTGGATGTTCCGGCCGACGTTCTTCAAAGGGATCCATCGGAAAATGAAACCTTTAACGAACTGCCTGCAGAGACAAGCACGGCAGATGAAGATGCGTTCGCTGACGAACCTGCACGGGAAGGAGACGCGCAGGATGAAGAAGGGACTGCTTCATCGGAAACTGGCAGCATACGCGTGCAGATCTCCGCGAAGCCGGAGAAGCAGCAGCGTCCTTATCAGCTGCCGCCCTTCAGTTTGTTGAACAAACCCAGCACGCCGGGCGGCAAGGGGGGACAGGCCGATTATATGGCGAATGCACGCAAGCTGGAAGCGACGCTGGAAAGCTTCGGCGTGCGTGCAAGGGTCCTCGAAGTCGTGCGCGGTCCGGCCGTTACGCGGTATGAGATCCAGCCGGATATCGGTGTGAAGGTCAGCCGGATCGTCAATCTCACCGACGATATCGCCCTGGCCTTGGCAGCGAAGGATATCCGAATGGAGGCGCCGATCCCCGGCAAATCCGCGATCGGCATCGAGGTGCCGAACGATGAGATCTCGATCGTCACGCTGCGCGAAGTGATGGAGAGCTCGGCCTTCCATGAATCTTCTTCGAAGCTGTCGATTGCTCTGGGCAGGGATATCAGCGGCAAAGCAATCGTCGCCAATCTCGCGAAGATGCCGCACCTCTTGGTAGCTGGTGCGACGGGTTCCGGAAAGTCTGTATGCATTAATGGCATCATCACGAGCATCCTATACAAAGCCAAACCTACGGAAGTTAAGTTCCTGCTCGTCGACCCGAAGATGGTGGAGCTGAATGTATACAACGGCATCCCCCATCTGCTCAGCCCTGTCGTCACCGATCCGCGCAGAGCTTCTCTCGCGCTTAAGAAGATCGTCGTTGAGATGGAGAAGCGCTATGAGTTATTCTCTAAGTCTGGTACGCGCAATATTGAGGGATACAATGCGCTGATTCAGGAGCGAATCGCTTCCGGCGACGAGAGCGAGGCGCCGCTTCCTTATATCGTCGTTATCGTCGATGAGTTGGCGGACTTGATGATGGTAGCTGCAGGCGATGTGGAAGAAGCGATCACGCGGCTTGCGCAGATGGCCCGTGCCGCCGGCATCCATCTGATCATCGCTACGCAGCGGCCGTCGGTGGATGTGATCACCGGGGTGATCAAAGCGAATATTCCGTCGCGGATCGCCTTCGGCGTATCGTCCCAGGTCGACTCGCGGACGATCCTCGACAGCGCCGGTGCAGAGAAACTGCTCGGCCGCGGGGATATGCTGTTCCTGCCCGTCGGCGCTAGCAAGCCGCTGCGCATCCAAGGCGCTTTCCTCACCGAACAGGAAGTCGAAGCATTGTGCGATTTTGTCCGCAGGCAGGGCGAAGCTGAGTACCGCACCGATCTTGTTCCGGAGATCGAAGAAGTGCAGGAACAGGCACAAGAACATGAGGACGAACTCTATGATCAAGCGGTGCAAATCGTCATCGAGGCGAAGCAGGCTTCCGTATCCCTCTTGCAGCGCCGAATGCGGATCGGCTATACGAGGGCCGCACGTCTCATCGATGCGATGGAAGCGAACGGCATCATCGGGCCATATGAGGGCAGCAAGCCGCGTGAAGTCCTGATGACGATGGAACAGTATCAGCAGCGCCGCATCAGTTCATGA